The following proteins come from a genomic window of Proteiniphilum propionicum:
- a CDS encoding S41 family peptidase, which translates to MKRLSTLILASLFIMQASAIDDARMLRYPDINGNLIAFVYAGDIWTVDSNGGTAKRVTSHPGIELFPKISPDGKWIAFSAEYSGSRQVWVMPSEGGTARQLTFYNSVGEMPPRGGFDNVVLDWTPDSRRILFRANRTGFGDRNGRYFTISIEGGFEEPLPIVNGGFATYSPDGSQLCFTPVDREFRTWKRYKGGRATELWSYDLSNGSSRQITSWAGSDQWPVWYGENIFYASDRSTRLNIWRYNTSTGENVQITHHAVFDVMWPSGSNGRLVYENGGYLYVMNLSTGKSEKIEVAINYDNPNLQPYFKNVTEFIGSYTLSPTGKRALFEARGDIFSVPAEKGEIRNLTSTQGVRELSPAWSPDGKQIAFYSDATGEYELYLLENREDAVPRQVTRGSAAWKYAAEWSPRSTHLVYSDRTMKLWLVDVSTDRQTAIDEATAEEIRDYSFSPDGDWIAYSKTSPNYQSALWLYQISTGKKQQVTDASFSDGNPAFSRDGKYLFFLSNRDFNLTFSSFEFDYLYNNATRIYAIPLRDDGTTLTPYNEDSEPYGKEENEDAGKNGNTKKTVNGKGGKGDKDDKSDKPAATEVKVTIDFNNIGNRIEALPMPAGNYRIIGTTEEGLLYSSGNKIMRYNIKEQKIEEILDGAGSAILAANGKSFIYRTGNNYAVAKTEPGQKAGNGRIDLKNMIMKIEPRSEWNQIYADAFRIFRDYFYVNNLHGVNWEEIRKNYGALLPHVPSRFDLDYILNEVVSETNTGHAYVDWGDINRVERVNGGLLGAELEADLDAKRYRIRKIYHGENWNENRRSPLTESGVNVKEGDYLLRINGSELTTAQNPYELLENLGGRHVELTVNSTPSASGAKSYTVKTITSEMELRYIDWVMSRREKADQLSSGKIGYIHVPNTAIEGNRELFKGMLAYNDKEALIIDDRYNGGGFIPDRMIDLLNRRTLVYWYRNGLPQPMKSPGIAHDGPKVMLINGYSSSGGDAFPYFFRKTGEGKLIGTRSWGGLVGISGNARLVDGGYISVPRFGIYDNKGEWIIEGIGVYPDIEVVDRPEELAKGNDPSLEKAVEVLLEELRNNPRKPVTAPAPPDRSQWIELDVK; encoded by the coding sequence ATGAAAAGACTTTCTACACTAATATTGGCAAGCCTCTTTATTATGCAGGCTTCAGCAATAGATGACGCCCGCATGCTGCGTTACCCCGATATCAACGGCAACCTTATAGCGTTCGTCTATGCAGGCGACATATGGACGGTTGACAGCAACGGCGGTACAGCCAAACGGGTCACCTCGCACCCAGGCATCGAGCTGTTTCCAAAAATCTCACCTGATGGCAAGTGGATCGCTTTTTCGGCCGAATACTCCGGGAGCAGGCAGGTCTGGGTGATGCCCTCCGAGGGGGGTACAGCGCGACAACTAACCTTCTACAACTCCGTAGGCGAAATGCCGCCCCGTGGTGGGTTCGACAATGTGGTCCTCGACTGGACACCCGACAGCCGCCGAATCCTCTTCCGTGCCAACCGCACAGGGTTTGGCGACCGTAACGGCCGCTACTTCACCATCAGCATCGAGGGCGGATTTGAAGAACCTCTACCAATCGTCAATGGCGGATTCGCAACCTACTCACCCGACGGGTCGCAATTATGCTTCACACCCGTTGATCGCGAGTTCCGTACCTGGAAAAGGTACAAAGGGGGCCGTGCAACCGAGCTTTGGAGTTACGACCTAAGTAACGGCAGCTCGCGGCAGATTACTAGCTGGGCCGGCTCCGACCAGTGGCCTGTTTGGTATGGTGAGAATATCTTCTATGCTTCCGACCGCAGCACGCGCCTCAACATTTGGCGATATAACACATCTACTGGCGAAAACGTACAGATCACTCATCACGCCGTGTTCGATGTAATGTGGCCCTCCGGCAGTAACGGCAGACTGGTGTATGAAAACGGCGGTTATCTCTACGTCATGAACCTCTCAACAGGTAAATCCGAAAAAATAGAGGTCGCCATCAACTACGACAACCCCAACCTGCAGCCCTATTTCAAGAATGTAACTGAATTTATCGGCAGCTACACACTCTCTCCTACAGGAAAAAGGGCCCTGTTCGAAGCCAGGGGCGATATTTTCTCCGTCCCTGCAGAAAAAGGAGAGATAAGAAACCTTACCAGTACACAAGGTGTGCGCGAACTCTCTCCCGCCTGGTCTCCCGATGGCAAACAGATAGCCTTCTACTCCGATGCCACTGGTGAGTATGAACTCTATCTCCTCGAAAACAGGGAAGATGCCGTACCGCGACAGGTCACCAGAGGCTCAGCTGCCTGGAAGTATGCCGCCGAATGGTCCCCGCGCAGCACACACCTGGTATATAGCGACCGCACTATGAAGCTATGGCTGGTAGATGTCTCCACGGACAGGCAGACGGCTATTGATGAAGCTACGGCAGAAGAGATAAGGGACTACTCCTTCTCTCCCGATGGCGACTGGATAGCCTACAGCAAGACATCGCCCAATTACCAGTCGGCTCTCTGGCTCTACCAGATATCTACAGGCAAAAAACAACAGGTCACCGACGCCTCTTTCTCTGACGGCAACCCAGCATTCAGCCGCGATGGCAAGTATCTCTTTTTCCTATCCAACCGCGACTTCAACCTCACTTTCAGCAGCTTCGAGTTCGATTATCTCTACAATAACGCTACTCGCATCTACGCTATTCCCCTGCGTGATGACGGCACCACACTCACTCCCTATAATGAAGATTCAGAGCCATACGGCAAAGAGGAAAACGAAGATGCCGGCAAGAACGGCAACACTAAAAAAACGGTCAACGGCAAGGGCGGCAAGGGCGACAAGGACGATAAGAGCGATAAGCCGGCAGCCACAGAGGTGAAGGTTACAATAGACTTCAACAATATCGGCAACCGCATAGAAGCACTCCCCATGCCGGCGGGCAACTACCGCATAATAGGCACAACGGAAGAGGGGCTTCTCTACTCATCCGGCAACAAAATCATGCGTTACAACATCAAAGAGCAAAAAATAGAAGAGATTCTCGATGGAGCCGGCAGCGCCATCCTTGCTGCCAACGGAAAGTCGTTTATCTACCGTACAGGCAACAACTATGCAGTGGCCAAAACGGAGCCGGGGCAGAAAGCCGGCAACGGCAGAATCGACCTGAAAAATATGATAATGAAGATCGAACCTCGTTCAGAATGGAACCAGATCTATGCTGATGCCTTCCGCATCTTCCGCGACTATTTCTACGTGAACAACCTTCATGGTGTAAACTGGGAAGAGATACGGAAGAACTACGGAGCTCTGCTGCCGCACGTACCCAGTCGTTTCGATCTCGACTACATCCTCAACGAGGTCGTCAGTGAGACCAATACAGGCCATGCGTATGTAGACTGGGGCGATATCAACAGGGTGGAAAGGGTCAATGGCGGACTGCTGGGAGCTGAGCTGGAAGCTGACCTCGACGCCAAGCGCTATCGTATCCGTAAAATCTATCACGGTGAGAACTGGAACGAAAACCGCCGCTCGCCACTCACCGAAAGCGGTGTAAACGTAAAAGAGGGTGATTACCTTCTTCGTATCAACGGCAGTGAACTCACCACAGCACAAAATCCCTACGAACTATTGGAGAACCTTGGGGGCCGGCATGTGGAACTCACGGTCAACAGCACCCCTTCCGCTTCCGGCGCGAAGAGCTACACAGTAAAAACCATCACAAGCGAGATGGAGCTCAGGTATATCGACTGGGTAATGAGCCGTCGTGAAAAGGCCGATCAGCTCTCGAGCGGTAAGATCGGATATATCCACGTGCCCAACACCGCTATAGAAGGGAACAGGGAGCTATTCAAAGGGATGCTTGCCTATAACGATAAAGAGGCACTGATAATAGACGACCGATATAACGGCGGAGGCTTTATACCCGACCGGATGATCGACCTGCTTAACCGCCGCACCCTTGTCTATTGGTACCGTAACGGACTGCCCCAGCCTATGAAGTCGCCGGGCATCGCCCACGACGGGCCCAAGGTGATGCTTATCAACGGCTACTCCTCCTCCGGAGGCGACGCATTCCCCTACTTCTTCCGCAAAACCGGTGAAGGTAAGCTTATCGGCACTCGCTCCTGGGGCGGACTGGTAGGTATCTCCGGCAACGCACGGCTTGTCGACGGGGGATATATCTCCGTGCCCCGTTTTGGCATTTATGACAACAAGGGTGAATGGATAATAGAAGGTATCGGAGTTTACCCCGACATAGAGGTTGTGGATAGGCCCGAAGAGCTGGCCAAAGGCAATGACCCATCTTTAGAGAAAGCAGTAGAAGTGCTCCTTGAAGAACTACGTAATAATCCTCGCAAGCCGGTCACCGCCCCTGCACCACCCGATCGTTCCCAATGGATAGAACTTGATGTGAAATAG